Proteins from one Sabethes cyaneus chromosome 2, idSabCyanKW18_F2, whole genome shotgun sequence genomic window:
- the LOC128734299 gene encoding protein hobbit — protein sequence MITFFTFLIILVVIYLGITWLLPQCIGYVLKRKFNIKIRFGRIGLPFSLRDVNICKSGFSVQIDEICIRSSFFNSEVTKLLSINIRDIRINKDVNRRQQQGGASHSQNNQQNAGAFSDAPPNGKGSSGRKTLDFREKKVHPMIIKFAQFMAVHINNVSIALLNSDHDPGWLLHATAKELHLDGSIVHNTKTMLVSAALCDAQAKILRHCPATKKKLGDNQACLGELSFGIAMDSVLVAHGPISLEKLHLAMTNTKVVLHGGLYEFIKDAQNQKRRQQMFLQQNSVNLGWAELDEGCQDGSGMYLRIAPIIPKNFVIKIEGTTISAVRENSSNDFSATLQSFTVSGKFNNRNLSDEFRLPMFYIGTQLQQLEIDTLQEKLLYMEQFSIDAKLEKDLVNVYSKLKSFRMIYHHREIYGWISKNFFSSERLARQMNPKSLKLATSMKSSRFAGANGGALEHFLKRVVITGCAELWNVTSVFKFGPQEVSSIYCNHTKLLLDQLTPQRSSVYQNRLLKMILGNRHWSAELMIESLWWSLNGNVSNNKEFGQSLKKSHIRRSPFYIGVSLIKLSSYGDATKLDLSIHTFRTEYSPALAAYLIQAKQCLEQYRSTKIVSGRKASYCSTVEEEDPGILKKPPSPALLITAKVTDVTSFFFNKYETCVLANLNEISLAKTPNVNVLNLDHFHMETLDFKNITGSEFGPAEMQNMFANFKLIRIEYTEPQHHPKHLAIHFLEDTGAMWNANLHMHIVALFSEIRELRAALKPKEIAQPPLELPTKETPKSTDSEKHPWVIDVYAEGNAEFAIKISERHSMQIFSENLYISRKEYWFISFEHIFIKIDDQHIFSFNDVDCHQLGEMDVLRAERKHYENFRLANNKVWATTIGVVRIIFPYDHDFYGAIVNEFVSIYKWLKVVHGYKKKPFTIDSPLPSDMFIQIKEFLMEMSDDPFEVKLRDNYVLLLDEYNESVKRKELFDQKIEQLFSERLLLPAGTLEELNANLIKKNSEIYIQRSKKLAETGPPRTRLIAWIMTDLEIMAMADPYVHGTDNAVRMIREIDAESPWPEEGIEFVTLWCRAVNVSCTEWKFMLRDYPQPMFHVKAMHLFGYLAGAEMAPPRRAKRDVDIEIGDPFGTHTIQRSMTSIKFYHDFDWELDYLAYAFGPCWEPVMAQCNLMMEKISAPSRDPSPPLPFWDKMRLLMHGRLTIIAKQFTILLHASLDPYNTTEEMELTWSNCGIVYTNAKIMFKGDLNVFVRTASRYDDCRLLHLPNLKLTFKLSWICLANPNDHHAVIPCAPDKLPEYSSNQVHDSFRAFRSQNLNIWVSFEIKQNVSELDVPNLELYGSTLRWFESLKLILSGVTRPTRRGPVFNNVRPRKKQLSRHYRKANLQMSLHKFQIFYWMSHALNRGFQLNGGRISFSSEHTLSLSPIDDGLIHRPRADWAIMYMNCELNDAEIWLRTTTISDRTDGSSESFSNSNGDIYRYYFLSVARVSYGREAHFVNGSEREKDTPTHKLVVYDLKGAWTKDNRDVAFALFDSFMKSQRLKNNLSTEALKCFRKESNNTPFKSRNSQDKGTSSAHHPEAGGGSRSGQGGHISKRQETSDGLVMLQQLIAESDHKSVVFSDDLSAQTRQQQLKGLQACQDDDVLHYNWFISLVNSQVLLKGCETSGYVILSAAKAEILQRVHRPVWRDHTIVSKTTWVGSLECMQYYATVSEEDGDTREMAEIMWLTVDNIQEKDKDATMINEFPDLPHLVGSGQSVGGVVSETVGVSGDSYRGGRSPIQLQRIVSRCKCEFFYVSYGDTSIDPGTISEVSPPPVEESMSPWENQDEPVDAFTLMHHDLDVCTNSLQYAMILDIVNNLLLYVEPQRKEALERLARMRFQLQLYSGEDQKRPIQHIQTEILGLLSRIRCLEKDIHFITKARLEEGDSDELRSDYDDVQKSIRECKEKLSNKSDELDMMLSCYNETQLSASNRLATIRKDKPLTIVRANEICFKHAQWRLTEADGQIGIADLILSNFLYTKNSKSDDSVDHLLELGYIRINNLIPRDNYKEVLCPTEIQRDMPVDHKRVLRVFCREKPPVGGISVKEHFEINVVPITIAISKKFYNTMLKFCFPDRDALEVEGNDELEDGASSSTTTKSSSKKTTSSKGKKSSKDSNFYVKIQDDVEKMKERAEKNKLFIYIKIPEVPVRVSYKGNKEKNIEDITDLSLLIPTLEYHNVTWTWLDLLLAMKSDSRKVLLSQAIKQKLKLKKVLVDEQPSPQEEDKAKMLFGNRHAPENKSLRRGVFKFSKS from the exons ATGATAACGTTTTTCACATTTCTGATTATACTGGTGGTGATTTATCTTGGAATAACTTG GCTTTTACCGCAATGTATCGGCTACGTGCTAAAACGAaaatttaatattaaaatacGTTTCGGTCGGATTGGTTTACCGTTCTCTTTGCGAGATGTGAACATTTGCAAAAGTGGATTTTCGGTG caaaTCGATGAAATATGCATCAGAAGTAGTTTCTTCAATTCAGAGGTGACAAAATTATTATCTATCAATATTCGTGACATTCGAATCAATAAGGATGTCAACCGGAGGCAGCAGCAAGGTGGTGCTAGTCACTCTCaaaacaaccaacaaaatgcTGGAGCCTTTTCCGATGCACCTCCTAACGGAAAAGGTTCCAGCGGGCGTAAAACTTTGGATTTTCGTGAGAAAAAAGTACATCCTATGATCATCAAATTCGCCCAATTTATGGCTGTTCATATAAATAATGTATCAATTGCATTGCTGAACAGCGACCATGATCCAGGCTGGTTGCTGCATGCCACCGCAAAGGAATTGCATTTAGACGGAAGCATCGTGCATAACACTAAGACTATGCTTGTGTCTGCAGCACTCTGCGACGCACAGGCAAAGATTTTACGCCACTGTCCGGCTACCAAGAAAAAGTTGGGGGATAACCAGGCCTGCTTGGGTGAGCTTAGTTTTGGAATCGCGATGGACAGTGTTCTCGTCGCTCACGGGCCAATTTCGCTGGAAAAGTTACATTTGGCAATGACCAATACAAAGGTCGTTCTACATGGAGGTCTTTACGAATTCATCAAAGATGCTCAGAATCAAAAGCGAAGACAACAAATGTTCCTGCAGCAAAATAGCGTCAACCTAGGGTGGGCAGAGCTGGATGAGGGTTGCCAGGATGGAAGCGGCATGTACCTAAGGATAGCTCCTATTATTCCTAAGaattttgttattaaaattGAAGGGACGACAATTTCGGCGGTCCGCGAGAATAGCTCAAATGATTTTTCTGCCACCCTGCAGTCCTTTACGGTGTCAGGAAAGTTTAATAATCGCAATCTATCGGACGAGTTTCGTTTGCCAATGTTCTACATTGGAACGCAGCTTCAACAGCTGGAAATCGATACGCTGCAAGAGAAGCTACTCTACATGGAACAGTTTAGTATCGACGCTAAACTAGAGAAGGACCTCGTAAATGTGTATTCGAAGTTGAAATCGTTCCGGATGATTTATCATCATCGAGAGATTTATGGGTGGAtcagcaagaattttttctccaGTGAACGGTTGGCCAGACAAATGAATCCGAAAAGTCTCAAATTAGCAACCAGTATGAAGAGTTCCCGGTTTGCCGGTGCAAATGGGGGAGCTTTGGAGCATTTTCTGAAACGAGTCGTAATTACGGGCTGTGCGGAACTGTGGAACGTTACATCGGTCTTTAAATTTGGACCACAAGAG GTCTCTTCCATATATTGTAACCACACTAAATTACTGCTGGATCAGCTTACTCCACAGCGTAGCAGCGTTTATCAAAATCGGTTGTTAAAAATGATTCTTGGTAATCGTCACTGGAGTGCTGAATTGATGATCGAATCGCTTTGGTGGTCTCTTAATGGGAATGTTTCTAACAACAAGGAATTTGGCCAAAGTCTGAAGAAAAGCCACATCCGCAGAAGTCCGTTCTACATTGGAGTCAGTCTAATCAAACTAAGCAGCTACGGAGACGCCACTAAACTGGATCTATCGATACATACCTTCAGAACGGAGTACAGTCCCGCGTTGGCAGCTTACTTGATACAAGCGAAGCAGTGTTTGGAACAGTATCGATCGACGAAGATTGTTTCTGGAAGAAAGGCAAGTTATTGCTCGACCGTAGAAGAGGAAGACCCCGGAATTTTAAAGAAACCACCTTCGCCGGCTTTGCTAATTACAGCTAAGGTGACAGATGTCACCAGTTTTTTCTTCAACAAATACGAAACCTGTGTTCTGGCCAACTTGAATGAAATCTCCTTGGCGAAAACGCCAAACGTGAACGTTCTCAACCTAGATCACTTTCATATGGAGACGTTGGATTTCAAAAACATAACGGGCTCAGAGTTCGGACCAGCGGAAATGCAAAACATGTTCGCTAACTTTAAACTGATTCGAATAGAATACACAGAACCGCAGCATCATCCGAAGCATTTGGCGATTCACTTCCTGGAAGATACCGGCGCCATGTGGAATGCCAATCTGCACATGCATATCGTGGCGTTGTTCAGTGAGATTCGTGAGTTGCGGGCGGCATTAAAACCGAAAGAGATTGCTCAACCGCCGCTGGAGTTGCCGACAAAAGAAACACCGAAAAGCACCGACAGTGAAAAACATCCGTGGGTGATCGATGTTTACGCGGAAGGAAATGCCGAGTTTGCCATCAAGATAAGCGAACGTCATTCGATGCAGATTTTCagtgaaaatttgtacataAGCCGAAAGGAATACTGGTTCATATCGTTTGAGCacattttcatcaaaatcgaCGATCAGCATATCTTTTCGTTCAATGACGTCGATTGTCACCAGTTGGGAGAGATGGATGTGCTGCGAGCGGAACGGAAACACTACGAAAACTTTAGACTGGCGAACAACAAGGTGTGGGCGACCACGATCGGAGTCGTACGAATCATCTTTCCGTACGATCATGACTTTTACGGTGCAATAGTGAACGAGTTCGTTTCAATTTATAAGTGGTTAAAGGTGGTACATGGCTACAAGAAAAAGCCCTTCACCATTGATTCGCCACTTCCGAGTGATAtgtttatacaaataaaagagTTCCTAATGGAAATGAGCGACGATCCGTTTGAAGTTAAGCTGCGTGATAATTATGTATTGCTGCTGGATGAATATAACGAAAGTGTCAAAAGAAAGGAATTATTTGATCAGAAAATCGAACAACTATTTTCCGAGCGACTACTATTGCCGGCAGGTACGCTAGAGGAACTTAACGCCAACTTAATAAAAAAGAACTCGGAAATTTACATACAGAGATCGAAAAAGTTAGCAGAAACTGGCCCTCCGAGAACGCGGCTAATAGCTTGGATCATGACCGACCTCGAGATCATGGCAATGGCGGATccgtacgttcacggtaccgaTAATGCGGTTCGAATGATACGGGAGATCGATGCTGAAAGTCCGTGGCCAGAGGAAGGAATTGAATTTGTTACCCTTTGGTGCCGGGCCGTGAATGTGAGTTGCACTGAGTGGAAATTTATGCTTCGTGACTATCCGCAACCGATGTTCCATGTCAAAGCGATGCACCTGTTCGGATATTTGGCTGGAGCCGAAATGGCTCCACCTCGTCGGGCGAAACGGGATGTCGACATAGAAATTGGAGATCCTTTTGGTACGCACACAATTCAAAGAAGTATGACTTCAATAAAATTCTACCACGACTTCGATTGGGAGCTGGACTATCTAGCTTACGCGTTCGGACCATGTTGGGAGCCCGTTATGGCTCAATGTAACTTAATGATGGAGAAAATTTCGGCACCGTCCAGGGATCCGAGCCCGCCGCTGCCATTTTGGGATAAAATGCGACTGTTAATGCATGGACGCCTTACGATAATAGCCAAACAATTCACTATCCTATTACACGCCTCTTTGGATCCCTACAATACAACGGAAGAAATGGAACTAACCTGGAGCAACTGCGGAATCGTGTATACTAACGCTAAAATCATGTTCAAAGGCGATCTAAACGTTTTCGTACGTACAGCTTCCCGTTACGATGATTGTCGGTTGCTACATTTACCGAATCTTAAGCTAACTTTTAAATTAAGTTGGATTTGTTTGGCCAATCCGAACGATCACCACGCTGTCATCCCATGCGCTCCGGATAAGCTACCCGAGTACTCGAGTAACCAAGTGCACGATTCGTTCCGTGCATTCCGCTCGCAAAACCTAAACATCTGGGTTTCGTTCGAAATCAAGCAGAACGTCTCGGAACTGGACGTCCCCAATTTGGAGCTGTACGGAAGTACTTTGCGTTGGTTTGAAAGTCTCAAGCTAATTCTTTCCGGAGTGACTAGACCCACTCGCCGAGGGCCGGTCTTCAATAACGTTCGGCCTCGAAAGAAGCAGCTAAGCCGGCACTACCGTAAAGCCAACCTGCAGATGAGTCTGCATAAGTTTCAGATTTTCTATTGGATGTCACACGCATTGAATCGCGGATTTCAGCTCAACGGGGGTCGTATTTCGTTCAGTTCCGAGCACACACTCTCGCTTTCACCGATCGATGACGGATTGATCCATCGTCCCCGTGCTGACTGGGCTATTATGTACATGAACTGTGAGCTGAATGATGCGGAAATTTGGCTGCGCACCACGACGATCAGTGACCGTACGGATGGCAGCTCGGAAAgtttttccaattccaatggAGATATCTACAG ATACTATTTCCTCAGCGTTGCCCGTGTATCGTACGGCCGGGAGGCGCACTTCGTAAATGGCAGCGAACGAGAAAAGGACACTCCAACACACAAGCTTGTGGTCTACGATCTAAAGGGAGCGTGGACCAAGGACAACCGGGACGTGGCTTTTGCCCTGTTCGATTCCTTCATGAAAAGTCAACGGTTGAAAAATAATCTCTCCACCGAGGCACTGAAATGTTTCCGCAAGGAGAGCAACAACACACCGTTCAAGTCACGAAACAGTCAGGATAAAGGTACCTCTTCGGCGCATCACCCAGAAGCTGGTGGCGGTAGCCGTAGTGGTCAAGGGGGACATATAAGCAAGCGCCAGGAAACGTCGGACGGTTTGGTGATGCTGCAGCAGTTGATTGCTGAGTCTGATCACAAATCCGTGGTATTTAGTGATGATTTATCGGCGCAGACTAGACAGCAGCAGCTCAAAGGTTTACAGGCTTGCCAGGATGATGATGTTCTGCATTACAATTGGTTTATTTCACTTGTGAACTCTCAAGTTCTGTTGAAGGGGTGTGAAACATCCGGGTATGTTATTTTAAGCGCGGCGAAAGCAGAAATATTGCAACGTGTCCACAGGCCGGTTTGGAGAGATCATACTATCGTTTCGAAAACTACCTGGGTTGGATCGTTGGAGTGCATGCAGTATTATGCGACGGTAAGTGAGGAAGATGGGGACACGAGAGAGATGGCAGAGATTATGTGGCTGACGGTGGACAACATCCAGGAGAAGGACAAGGATGCGACCATGATAAATGAGTTTCCAGATTTACCGCACCTGGTTGGCAGTGGTCAAAGCGTGGGTGGAGTTGTTTCGGAAACGGTTGGTGTTTCCGGGGATAGCTACCGTGGGGGAAGATCGCCTATACAACTTCAACGAATTGTATCGCGTTGTAAGTGCGAATTTTTCTATGTTAGCTATGGCGATACCAGCATTGATCCGGGAACGATAAGTGAAGTGTCACCACCTCCAGTGGAGGAAAGTATGAGTCCTTGGGAAAATCAGGACGAACCGGTTGATGCGTTTACTCTAATGCATCATGATTTAGACGTTTGCACCAACTCGCTGCAGTACGCTATGATATTGGACATAGTGAACAATTTGTTACTGTACGTCGAGCCACAGCGAAAAGAAGCTCTGGAGCGGCTAGCCAGAATGCGGTTCCAATTGCAGTTATACAGCGGAGAGGATCAGAAACGACCAATTCAGCATATTCAAACGGAAATTCTAGGGCTCTTGTCGCGCATTCGCTGTCTTGAGAAGGATATTCATTTTATTACCAAAGCTCGCCTTGAGGAGGGTGATAGTGATGAGTTACGATCCGATTATGATGATGTTCAGAAATCGATTCGTGAATGTAAGGAGAAGCTTTCGAATAAAAGTGACGAGTTGGATATGATGTTGTCTTGCTACAATGAAACTCAATTATCTGCTTCAAATCGGCTAGCGACGATTCGCAAAGATAAACCATTAACGATAGTACGCGCAAATGAAATATGTTTCAAACATGCCCAATGGCGGTTAACGGAAGCTGACGGTCAGATTGGTATTGCTGATCTGATTTTAAGTAATTTCCTGTATACCAAAAATTCCAAAAGTGACGACTCGGTGGATCATTTGCTAGAGCTCGGTTACATTCGAATCAACAATTTAATACCTAGAGACAACTACAAGGAAGTCCTATGCCCAACGGAGATCCAGCGCGATATGCCGGTAGATCACAAGCGTGTTCTACGTGTGTTTTGCCGAGAAAAACCTCCGGTTGGTGGAATATCCGTCAAGGAGCACTTCGAAATCAACGTTGTGCCGATTACGATTGCCATTTCGAAAAAGTTTTACAACACCATGTTGAAATTCTGCTTTCCGGATCGCGACGCACTGGAGGTGGAAGGTAACGACGAGCTCGAGGATGGCGCAAGTTCCAGTACGACTACAAAAAGTTCCTCCAAAAAGACGACATCTTCGAAGGGAAAGAAAAGTTCGAAGGATAGTAATTTCTACGTTAAAATTCAAGACGATGTAGAAAAGATGAAAGAGCGAGCGGAAAAGAATAAACTGTTTATTTATATCAAAATACCGGAGGTGCCTGTTAGGGTTAGCTACAAAGGTAACAAGGAAAAGAATATCGAGGACATAACCGATTTATCGCTGCTGATCCCGACGCTTGAGTATCACAATGTGACGTGGACTTGGTTGGACTTGCTGCTGGCAATGAAGTCCGACAGCAGGAAAGTGTTACTGTCACag gcTATCAAGCAAAAGCTGAAACTAAAGAAAGTACTAGTCGATGAACAGCCGTCCCCACAGGAGGAAGACAAAGCGAAGATGCTATTCGGAAATCGACATGCG CCGGAAAACAAAAGTCTGCGGAGAGGagtttttaaattttccaaATCCTAG